A single window of Sphaerodactylus townsendi isolate TG3544 linkage group LG05, MPM_Stown_v2.3, whole genome shotgun sequence DNA harbors:
- the CTSE gene encoding cathepsin E, whose protein sequence is MMKVVEHSRFHPSASSTYSEIGTPFSIQYGTGSLTGIIGSDQVTVEGITVINQQFAESVNEPGNTFLDSEFDGILGLAYPSLAVDGVTPVFDNMMAQNLVDLPIFSVYMNRNPESSVGGELIWGGFDPSHFSGNLNWVPVTKQGYWQILLDNIKVNGNIEFCAEGCQAIVDTGTSLITGPSEDIIQMQKLIGADPVDGDYAVECSNLNVMPDVTFTINGNPYTLTPETYTLMENSDGMTLCTSGFQGLDIQPPAGPLWILGDVFIGQFYSVFDRGNNRVGLAPAVQ, encoded by the exons ATGATGAAAGTGG TTGAACATTCCAGATTTCATCCATCAGCCTCCAGCACCTACAGTGAGATTGGCACTCCTTTTTCTATCCAATATGGTACTGGGAGCCTGACAGGAATAATTGGATCAGATCAAGTGACT GTTGAAGGAATTACTGTAATCAATCAACAATTTGCAGAAAGTGTCAATGAGCCTGGAAACACCTTTTTGGATTCCGAATTTGATGGCATCCTTGGTCTAGCATACCCATCCCTGGCTGTAGATGGAGTCACTCCAGTCTTTGATAATATGATGGCCCAAAACCTGGTGGATCTACCAATATTCTCCGTCTACATGAACAG AAACCCAGAATCTTCTGTAGGAGGGGAACTGATCTGGGGTGGCTTTGATCCTTCTCATTTCAGCGGGAATCTCAACTGGGTTCCAGTAACTAAACAGGGTTATTGGCAGATCCTGCTGGATAA taTCAAGGTTAATGGGAACATTGAATTCTGTGCAGAAGGATGTCAGGCTATCGTGGACACAGGGACATCTCTTATTACAGGTCCTTCCGAGGATATAATCCAAATGCAGAAATTAATTGGGGCAGATCCTGTGGATGGAGAT TATGCCGTGGAATGCAGCAACCTGAATGTGATGCCTGATGTTACTTTTACAATCAATGGCAACCCTTATACTCTCACTCCAGAGACCTACACCCTCATG GAAAATAGTGATGGGATGACACTGTGCACCAGTGGCTTCCAGGGACTCGACATCCAACCCCCAGCTGGGCCACTCTGGATTTTGGGAGATGTATTTATTGGCCAGTTCTACTCAGTCTTTGATCGTGGGAATAACAGAGTGGGTTTGGCACCTGCTGTCCAATAA